A window from Roseburia sp. 499 encodes these proteins:
- a CDS encoding RluA family pseudouridine synthase, with protein sequence MKQNDGISQEFEVTMEQEGERLDKYLALIYENQSRSFLQKLIKENLVFVNGKVQKANYRVSAEDTINVTIPKAQEIEILPEDIPLDILYEDDDVLVVNKPKGMVVHPSAGHYTGTLVNAIMYHCRESLSGINGAIRPGIVHRIDMDTTGALIVCKNDNAHVKIAEQIKEHSVTRRYRGIVNGVVKEDTGRIEGAIGRHPIERKKMAINEKNGKPAVTHYRVLERFSNHTYMEFELETGRTHQIRVHMASIGHPLMGDTLYGSGKNPYHLQGQTLHAIVIGFVHPTTGEYVEVEASLPDYFQKLLRGNL encoded by the coding sequence ATGAAGCAGAATGATGGGATTTCGCAGGAATTTGAAGTAACCATGGAGCAGGAAGGTGAGCGTTTAGATAAGTATCTGGCGTTGATTTATGAAAATCAATCCCGCTCGTTTCTTCAGAAGCTAATAAAAGAAAATCTTGTGTTCGTGAATGGAAAAGTTCAAAAGGCAAATTACAGAGTAAGTGCAGAAGATACTATAAATGTTACGATTCCTAAAGCACAGGAAATTGAGATTTTGCCAGAAGATATTCCGCTGGATATTTTATATGAAGATGACGATGTATTAGTAGTGAATAAACCAAAAGGAATGGTGGTACATCCCTCTGCCGGGCATTATACCGGAACTTTGGTAAATGCCATTATGTATCATTGTCGTGAGAGCCTTTCCGGGATTAACGGTGCCATACGTCCGGGAATTGTACACAGAATTGATATGGATACCACCGGAGCTTTGATTGTGTGCAAGAATGATAATGCACATGTAAAAATTGCGGAGCAGATCAAAGAGCATTCCGTCACCAGACGTTATCGTGGAATTGTAAATGGAGTAGTAAAGGAAGATACAGGAAGAATCGAAGGTGCCATAGGAAGACATCCAATTGAGCGCAAGAAAATGGCAATCAATGAAAAGAACGGAAAGCCCGCGGTAACTCATTATCGTGTGTTGGAGCGTTTTAGTAACCACACTTATATGGAGTTTGAATTAGAAACAGGAAGGACTCATCAGATTCGCGTTCATATGGCGAGCATTGGGCATCCCTTGATGGGAGACACGTTGTATGGCAGTGGAAAGAATCCTTATCATTTACAGGGGCAGACGCTTCATGCCATAGTAATTGGATTTGTTCATCCGACGACCGGAGAATATGTGGAAGTAGAAGCATCACTACCGGATTATTTTCAAAAACTGCTAAGAGGAAACTTGTAA
- the lspA gene encoding signal peptidase II produces the protein MTKNKKMSCLLGIIVTILLIFLDQFTKYLAAIHLKDGNSISIMKDVFCLQYLENQGAAFGMFQGGKIVFVVITILLVAVMSYVYWHCPMDKRYVWIRVIIMFLMAGAFGNLIDRIRLDYVIDFFYFELINFPIFNVADIYVSCSVAALLILFIFYYKEEDVEVLLPSRKKKHAGNEAE, from the coding sequence ATGACAAAAAATAAGAAAATGAGCTGTTTATTAGGGATTATAGTAACTATTTTGTTGATATTTTTAGACCAATTTACAAAATATCTGGCAGCCATACATTTAAAAGATGGTAATTCCATTTCGATTATGAAAGATGTATTCTGTTTGCAATATCTGGAAAATCAGGGAGCTGCCTTCGGTATGTTTCAGGGTGGAAAGATTGTATTTGTTGTAATTACCATACTTCTGGTCGCAGTTATGTCTTATGTTTATTGGCATTGTCCTATGGATAAAAGATATGTCTGGATTAGAGTTATTATTATGTTTTTGATGGCAGGTGCCTTTGGAAACCTCATTGACCGTATACGTTTGGATTACGTTATTGATTTCTTTTACTTTGAATTGATTAATTTTCCGATTTTTAATGTAGCGGATATTTATGTGAGTTGCAGTGTAGCAGCATTGCTGATATTATTTATTTTTTATTATAAAGAAGAGGATGTGGAGGTATTATTGCCTTCCAGAAAGAAGAAGCATGCAGGAAATGAAGCAGAATGA
- the aroB gene encoding 3-dehydroquinate synthase, whose product MGRKVTVNYEQKPCYDIEIQQNFQTLPEKLKELGYENRKVCIVTDSNVGKLYLEEIQRLLEPIFSKCISYTFEAGEASKNTDTVGKVYEHLILNSFDRKDLLVALGGGVVGDLTGFTAATYLRGIDFVQVPTSLLAQVDSSIGGKTGVDFMQYKNMVGAFYMPKLVYMNLSVLKTLPKRQISSGMGEIIKHGLIKDTSYFSYLQENSEKIKALDMESMEEIVFGSCEIKRNVVENDPKEQGERALLNFGHTLGHAIEKLSGFSMYHGECVAVGMAGAAYISWKLGHITKEQLAMIEETIQSYNLPIRIPEFSHGPEEILAATKLDKKMESGKVKFIVLKEIGNAVITKELTDEELLVGISYVMGV is encoded by the coding sequence ATGGGAAGAAAAGTAACCGTAAATTATGAACAAAAACCATGTTATGATATTGAAATTCAGCAGAATTTTCAGACTTTGCCGGAAAAGCTGAAGGAACTGGGATATGAAAATCGCAAAGTATGTATCGTAACCGATTCAAATGTTGGAAAATTGTATTTAGAAGAGATTCAACGCTTATTGGAACCAATATTTTCAAAGTGCATTTCTTATACTTTTGAGGCTGGTGAAGCTAGTAAAAATACAGATACGGTAGGAAAGGTATATGAACATCTGATTTTAAATTCCTTTGACCGTAAGGATTTGTTAGTTGCTCTTGGAGGAGGAGTAGTAGGTGATTTGACCGGATTTACAGCTGCTACTTATCTTCGTGGTATTGATTTTGTACAGGTTCCTACTTCATTATTGGCACAGGTAGACAGTAGTATCGGAGGAAAGACAGGAGTAGACTTCATGCAGTACAAAAATATGGTAGGAGCATTTTATATGCCTAAATTGGTCTATATGAATCTTTCTGTATTAAAAACATTACCGAAACGCCAGATTTCCTCCGGAATGGGAGAAATCATCAAACATGGATTGATTAAAGATACCTCTTATTTTTCTTATTTGCAGGAAAATAGCGAAAAAATAAAGGCTCTGGATATGGAGTCCATGGAAGAAATTGTTTTTGGAAGCTGTGAAATCAAACGTAATGTAGTAGAAAATGATCCAAAAGAGCAAGGAGAACGTGCACTCTTAAATTTTGGACATACTTTAGGACATGCTATCGAAAAACTTTCAGGTTTTTCCATGTATCATGGAGAATGTGTTGCCGTTGGAATGGCAGGAGCTGCTTACATTTCATGGAAGCTTGGACATATTACCAAAGAACAGCTTGCTATGATAGAAGAAACGATACAAAGTTATAATCTTCCGATTCGTATACCGGAATTTTCCCATGGCCCAGAGGAGATTTTGGCGGCAACCAAGTTAGATAAGAAGATGGAATCCGGGAAAGTGAAATTCATTGTATTAAAAGAAATAGGAAATGCTGTTATTACAAAAGAATTAACAGATGAAGAACTTCTTGTGGGAATTTCCTATGTTATGGGAGTGTAA